From a region of the Sesamum indicum cultivar Zhongzhi No. 13 linkage group LG3, S_indicum_v1.0, whole genome shotgun sequence genome:
- the LOC105158696 gene encoding 60S ribosomal protein L38, with amino-acid sequence MPKQIHEIKDFLLTARRKDARSVKIKRSKDVVKFKVRCSKYLYTLCVFDPEKADKLKQSLPPGLSVQDL; translated from the exons ATG CCGAAGCAGATTCATGAGATAAAGGACTTCCTTCTGACAGCAAGAAGGAAGGATGCACGTTCGGTGAAGATCAAGAGGAGCAAGGATGTAGTGAAGTTCAAGGTTAGGTGCTCAAAGTACCTGTACACTCTGTGTGTCTTTGATCCTGAGAAGGCTGACAAATTGAAGCAGTCTCTTCCACCAG GTTTGAGCGTGCAAGACCTGTGA